In Streptococcus parapneumoniae, the genomic stretch CTTACCGTAGATATGGTCACTGACTTCGTCAGTCTTATCTACAACCTCAAAACTGTGTTTTGAGCAACCTGCGGCTAACTTCCTAGTTTGCTCTTTGATTTTCATTGAGTATAAATTCATTCTTATCTTTCCTTATCATCCTAGTCTGCTTGGTAGGAAGCTAATGCTAGTATCCTAGAATCTTGTCTTTCACAATGCTGGCTATCAGACTCTTTCAGGTACAAGAGTGGGAAGAAACCCATAGTCTACCTATGTTTCTTCTTTGTTCCGAATAGCCAGTCAATCATGAAAAGGTAGAGGCATTCCCCCTTTTAAATCTTTTTTCTTACAATTCTGCAAGAATCGCTTTCAGCAAGCCTTTAAAGTCACCTTTAACACGTTCGGTTACTTCCACAACTTCTTCGTGGTTGAGTTCTTCTTGGAAACCAGCCGCAAAGTTAGTAATACATGAAATTCCTAGAACTTTCAAACCTGAGTGGGCTGCTACAATAACTTCAGGAACCGTAGACATACCGACTGCATCAGCTCCCAGTGTCTTATAGGCACGAATTTCTGCTGGTGTTTCATAAGTTGGACCAGTAACACCGATATAGACACCTTCATCAAGCTTGATACTAAGTTTTTTAGCAACTTCATGGGCAGTAGCACGATATTCTGGAGTGTAGGCCTTAGACATATCTGGGAAACGAGGACCAAAATCATCCAAGTTTTCACCCATCAATGGGTTTTGCCCCGTCATATTGATATGGTCTGAGATAGCCATCAAAGTACCAGGGCCATATCCAATACCACCAGCAGCATTGGTTACAATAACACCTTCACATCCAAGAACTTTCATGACACGTACTGGGAAAGTCACGACTTCCAGAGGATTTCCTTCGTAGAAATGGAAACGCCCTTGAAGAGCCAAAACCTTGCGACCTGCAAGTTCACCATATACTAATTTACCAGCGTGACCTACTACTGTAGAGCGGCCCCAGTTTGGAATCTCAGCATAGTCTACTACAACAGGATTTTCGATTTCTTCTGCCAATTCTCCAAGACCTGACCCAAGGATTAGACCGAACTCAGGCGTTTGGATTCCCTTTTCTTTCAGGAAAGCAGCTGTTTCATTGATTTTGTTTAAAAATGTCATTGTGTATTTCCTTTATTATTTTTAAGCATTTGACCGATTTTGTCAAAGGTTTTTGCATTGCGAATGGTAATGCAGTGATAGAAAGGCATCTTGAGCAAGTACTTGTGATAGGCAGTCTTAGAGTAGGATTCTCCAGAAAATTTCCCCCAGAAAATACCAAGTTTCCCAAAATGAAGAACTTCATCTTCCAGTTTCAAACTATCTACTTTCTCAATGACCTGGTTCACATTCAAGCCCTCAGTGTAAAAGAGGACATCTTTTCGTGCCAAGTCTTCGTTCCACCAAGCTGGGAGATTTTCCACTTCTGCTTCATAGTCTTCTTGACTCAGTAGGGAAAAACTCTGAATAAATGGATAACGAGTCCCAAAGAAAGTCTCTAATTTTTCAACCAATCGAGCTTTTGGTTCTGTCGAAGTAAAGAAAATGTTACCACTGTTGATGTAGGTCTCAACCTTTTCAATTCCCAACTCTGTCAATTCTTGCCGAAGCTCAGCCATGACGACCTTATTCTTACCACCAACATTGATGCCTCTCACCAGCAAAGCATAGCGTATCATCTTATACCAATTTATCTAAGAAACTTTCCCCAATCATGGCAGTTTCCACACCAAAGTTATCGGCAACAGTCGCTGAAATATCTGCAAAATGTCCTACTGGAATGACACCATTTCCTTTAAAAGCAGGACTGTAAGCCAACAATGGGATATATTCGCGAGTGTGGTCTGTTCCTGCGTAAGTTGGGTCGTTCCCGTGGTCCGCAGTAATCAAGAGAAGGTCGTTCTCTCGCATGGCTGCGATAATTTCAGGTAAGCGTTCATCAAACTCATGCAAGCAATCACGGTAACCGTGAGCATTACGACGGTGGCCGTAAAGGGCATCAAAGTCAACCAAGTTTGTGAATGAGAATCCTTTTTCAAACTCAGCAAGGCCCATGGTCTTCAATAGTGTATCAATTCCATGGCTGTTTGACTTGTTGTGGCCCATGTCATGGTTGATACCAGCACCGTTAAAGATATCGTTGATTTTACCAACAGCATAAGTATCGATACCAGCTTCATTCAATTTATCCAAAACAGTCGGTGCAAATGGAGATACCGCCAAGTCACGACGGTTGGCTGTACGAGTGAAGTTACCTGGTTCACCAACATATGGACGAGCAATGATACGACCTAGAAGGGCAGGGCGCTCAAGTGTAATTGAACGAGCGTATTCACAGATACGGTACAATTCATCCAGAGGAATGATGTCTTCGTGAGCAGCAATTTGCAAAACAGGGTCAGCTGAAGTATAGATAATCAACTCTCCAGTTTCCATCTGACGTGGTCCAAAATCATCGATAACGGCTGTTCCTGAGTAAGGTTTGTTAGCTTCACGAATGACCTTACGTCCTGAAAATTCTTCGATTTTTGTCAAGATTTCTTCTGGGAATCCGTTCCAGAAAGTATCGAAGGGCTCCGTAATGTTGAGTCCCATGATTTCCCAGTGTCCAGTCATGGTATCCTTACCAAGGGATACTTCTTCCAATTTTGTTGCATATCCTGTTGGATTGCTTTCAGCTGGAACAGTCTTAAGAGGAGTTTCACGAGGAATATTTCCAAGACCGATTTTAGCCATGTTTGGGACATTCAAACCAACTGTTTTTGAAATGTGTCCCAGTGTGTCAGAAGCTCCATCTGGAACCCCTGCATTGACAAAGTTATTAGCATCTGGTGCAGCACCGATTCCCACAGAATCCAGTACCACCAAATGAATACGATTAAATTTAGACATCTTATGCCCCCTTCTATTTTCCTTTTTTTGAAGTTAAAATCTGAACCCCATCTCGTCCAGCAACGATGACCTTATCCACCATTTGGTTGAATAAACCGTGCTCTACGACACCAACGACATGATCCAATTCTTGCCCAAAAGCAATTGGATTTTCAATGACATCCAAGGCGAGGTCAATGATAAAATTCTGCATATCCGTCACAAAACGTTGACCATCTTTTTCACGGAAACTTGGTTTGTAGCCAGCTCGTTCAAAATGACGAAAGACCTGCTCTGCACCATACTGAACCACTTCTACTGGCAATTTAAAAGCACCTAGTTTTTCGACCAGCTTGCTTTCATCCACCACCCAAATGTATTCTTTTGATGGTGTTGCGACCACCTTTTCCATGAGAAGGGCACCACCACCGCCTTTGATTCCGTTAAACTGACTATCCACTTCATCCGCGCCATCAACCGTCACATCGACAAAGTCTACTTGGTCAATAGACTTGAGCGGGATGTTAAGGCCTTCAGCCTGTTTACTAGTCACACTAGAAGTCGTTACAGCTGTAATCTGCAATCCTTCTTCCTTGATACGACGACCGATTTCTTCGACAAAATAATAGGCAGTCGAGCCTGTTCCAAGTCCAACGACCATTCCATCGCTCACGAACTCAGCAGCCTTGATACCTGCCATTTTCTTCAGATTTTCCACCGATTTACCTCCATCATTCTCAGTTCTTATTTTACTATGAAACCGCTTTTTATTCAAGCAAAAAGATCAAATTTACATTTTTCATCAATCTTTCTTTGAAAATATGCATTTTCTTTTTATCAAACGAATAAAAATGAGTTTATCTTTTATGTATTTGCTTTGTTCATCTCTTTCCAGTTCCAAAAACAAGACCTTAACTTTGATACGTCTAGTTTAGCATTAAAGCAGGCGCATTTCAAGAATCATAAATTAAGAGAAGGAAGTAGATTTATCTGTCTATTTTAAACGAGTTTATCTTTGCTTACCCTCTCTTTTTGACAAATAATTTTCATTACTTTAGGAAGACAATTACTAATCTCCGTCGGCAAAACCACATACTGTTCTTGAGCTAATTCTTGGGCTATGGCTGAATGAAGATGAGTCGCTACGCTTACACGCTCGTATAGACTAGCTTGTTTAAACTGGCCTGCAAATCCTGCAATCATCCCAGCAAGCGTATCTCCCATTCCCCCAGTCGCCTGATAGGGACCGCCAACCTGTAACTGGTAATAATCAGATTGGCCAGCTTGCCAAATACGAGTAGCTGGACCTTTCTCAACCAAAATTGTTCCTTGAGGAAAGGAACTCAAAGCACTAGCCGTTGCATCTTCCTTTTGCTTTTCAATAGCAATACCAGACAGCTTTTCCCATTCTTTTTGGTGGGGAGTTAGGATAAGCTGGTTAGACGGAAACGACAAACTTGTCCTAGAAAGAATGGTCAGGGCACCACCATCTACAATCAAAATCTGATTTTGGCTTAAATTAACAAAGACTTGTTTTACTAGATTTTCTCCAAAAGCATCGTCTCGTAAACCAGGCCCCAGCAAGATAACTTCTGCCTTCTCCAATTGCTCTTTTAACAATTGCTGGTCTTGAAGAGAAAAGGCCATAGCCTCAGGTAAATGGCTGTGCAGAGCTGGAATATTTTCCCTGTCCGTTCCAACGGTCACCAATCCTGCACCGCTTTTTACAGCTGCTAAAGTAGCCATGATAATGGCACCACCATAAGGATAAGTCCCACCCAGCAACAGCAGACGGCCATAGTCTCCTTTATGACTGGTACGAGAACGTTCAATAATGACTTTTTCTAGTAAGGTTTGATCAATCACTTTCATCCTTTTTTCCTCTCACTTTTATTATACAACAAAAAGGAGGCGCAGACCTCCTTATTAAAAATTAAAAAATTTAAAATTTATATTTAGTTACTAATCCAACAAACTGGGATTTGTTCTTAAGCACATAATGTATTCTTCGATTTTTCTCTCCAGCTCATCTTTATTTTCTTCCAAGGCAGGATAAAACCCTGTAACTCCGTATCCAATCATTTTGTACAGAGCGATAAGGCGGTAACTATTTTCCGATTTTTTATTTACTATATCAGATTCATTTGCAATCTCTTCCATATTGCATAGTTTCTCAAAAGTTTGTCAGTTTGCAATTTTTTGATAAGACTTCCACATTTCCTCTTCTGTTTTATCGCTTCGGTTAGGCGTTGACCAAGCCTTTTTCATTTGTGATATCCGAATATTTTTATCATCCTTGCTGCTAAAACTTATCAGTGATAACAACACATTCTTCCCGAAAGCTATACAAAAAAATCATATTTAAAAACTAATTCATAGCCTAACCGCACCTCATATTTATAGTCGAATATTTTAATATAAAGAGGAGTATAACAACAAACTATTCTATTTAATGGAACAATTACCCCTTTAACTTCTAATTTTCAATTTTCATTATCTATACCCAAAAATAATAAAACATTTTTCAATATCATCATATTCATAAGGAATACTAAATTTATTAAGCATACACTCTATTTCTGTTTTTTTATCAGTAACACATATCTTTGGCTCAATTAAACGTCCTTGACCAAGAACTTTCTCAAATTTACTTCTAATTTTAAACCATTCAACAATTCTCATATTCATATAAAAAAATGTTCATCAGCATCAATCGTCCAATATATGCTAGGCTCTTCTTCATCAAAAAACGTCTTATATTGTATCGGGATGTCTCTCATGTTCTCCATGATGGAATCTATCAGTTCTTTCCATTTTGTATTGTTCATAAAAGAGGTTAGATTTCTTTCTTCAAGAACCTGTTTAATTTTTTCTTTTTCAGTTTTTTTGTTGTTATATTTCCCATTTTCAATTTCGTCTATAATGTGTTGCATTACAGATAACGCTCTATCATCTATTCTTTGATAAACATAAGATGGCGATATACATTGTTTATCTCTTTGTACATAATACCACCCGTAATGCACCCAACCAGTAACTATAAAATGGAAATCTCCCTCCCAACTTATATCGAAATAAATTCTATCTTCATCATTAGAACTACTTATTTTGATAACTCCACTTCTCGGATTTAGTTTTTCACATAAAATATTATGTATTGATTGCATCTATCACTATTTCTCCTTACACCTTCAAATTTACCAGTCTGTTTCTAATACAAACATTTTATTCTTCAAACTTTTCCTCAACATTAAAAATCACTTCACAATCGCAACCAGCACCATTTTCTCGCAAAAATTCTATAACCTTTTCAATATCCGCATTTTTATCTTTCAAAAACTCATTTGTTAAAGAAAAATCGTGATTACACTCTACCGTTTCTGATTTATCATTTAGATAATCAAATAATTCATAAAATAATTTCTTTTCCATCGGTAAGTTCTCTTCAAATTCTTCCATTTGTTTGACTTGATATTCTTGTAACAATTTTCTCTTCTCTAACTTGTTCATGAGCTTTTCTCCTTTATTAAATTGTTTTTTCAAATCGTTTATTTTTTTACCTTATACACCATATCTCCGCTATTCCAAATATACATAATTGCCGTCACTGGTCGTTTCCCATCTTCCCGAAGCCATCCTGTATATGTAGTTGTATTGCCATAATATCCTTCAATAATGATTTCAAATTCTGAATCTGTATATTCATCCATAAATTGTTGTAAACCAATAGACTTTCCATTGAAATGTCCTTCACTCAAGATTTTGTTAAATATCAATACATCACACAGGTCGATATCACATTTTTTAAAACATATTTCACCTGGGTATGATTTTCTTTCACCTTCCACAAATTCATATATTTTATTAACTTTTAACGTCAAAGTTTCGTTGTGATATTTGATTTCTTTCACCCTGCTATCATGAAGGCTGAAAAGAATGTTGCTACTTCTATCGTGTATAAACTTCATACTGTTCCTCATAATTTCACCTTAAAATCTAGTTATTTAGCTACTTTTTTACATAAAAGGTCGCTCTTCCTTTGCCATGTCTTTCAATGTACGATTCCTCAGTTAATTGCTTAAGCATATTTTCAATTGTAGCCTTTCCTACACTTGGAACTAATTCCATCATATCGCTTTTAGTAAATTTACCTAATTTCCTATCAATTGCATTTCTAACAAGTTCAATTGTAGGCACTTTTTCGTCTACATAATCAACCCTTTCTTCAAAATCAATATAAGCAGCTAATATCGTTCTAAGAATATATTTTATAAACGGCACAGAATCTTCTTTGTTTTCATGCCAACCTATCCCACTTTTTTCTAAAGCTATATAATAACTGTCTTTATTTTTTTCTATTTTACTTTCTAAACTGATATATTTCCCAATTACATATCCTTGTCTGTATAGCAAGAGGGTTGTTAATAAACGACTCATCCTTCCATTCCCATCATTGAAAGGATGAATACAAAGAAAATCATGAATAAAAATTGGAATTAAAAGTAACGAATCCACATCTTTTTTGTCAAAAGCTATATTCAATTCATTACAAATTTGCTCAATTGCGCCTGGTGTTTCATATGGAGATAGTGGCTTAAACCTTTCGAC encodes the following:
- the rpiA gene encoding ribose-5-phosphate isomerase RpiA yields the protein MENLKKMAGIKAAEFVSDGMVVGLGTGSTAYYFVEEIGRRIKEEGLQITAVTTSSVTSKQAEGLNIPLKSIDQVDFVDVTVDGADEVDSQFNGIKGGGGALLMEKVVATPSKEYIWVVDESKLVEKLGAFKLPVEVVQYGAEQVFRHFERAGYKPSFREKDGQRFVTDMQNFIIDLALDVIENPIAFGQELDHVVGVVEHGLFNQMVDKVIVAGRDGVQILTSKKGK
- a CDS encoding NAD(P)H-hydrate dehydratase: MKVIDQTLLEKVIIERSRTSHKGDYGRLLLLGGTYPYGGAIIMATLAAVKSGAGLVTVGTDRENIPALHSHLPEAMAFSLQDQQLLKEQLEKAEVILLGPGLRDDAFGENLVKQVFVNLSQNQILIVDGGALTILSRTSLSFPSNQLILTPHQKEWEKLSGIAIEKQKEDATASALSSFPQGTILVEKGPATRIWQAGQSDYYQLQVGGPYQATGGMGDTLAGMIAGFAGQFKQASLYERVSVATHLHSAIAQELAQEQYVVLPTEISNCLPKVMKIICQKERVSKDKLV
- a CDS encoding Fic family protein; the encoded protein is MRFFSYENLASSKWDSEIINLLSQIHEHKGKQEVFLTRKPAVLDKLVEIAKIQSVADSNKIEGIVTTAVRIKELMNQKTTPRNRDEEEILGYRDVLNTIHENYEYIPISSNYILQLHRELFKYSEKGIGGRYKNTQNSIVEKDKEGNAVERFKPLSPYETPGAIEQICNELNIAFDKKDVDSLLLIPIFIHDFLCIHPFNDGNGRMSRLLTTLLLYRQGYVIGKYISLESKIEKNKDSYYIALEKSGIGWHENKEDSVPFIKYILRTILAAYIDFEERVDYVDEKVPTIELVRNAIDRKLGKFTKSDMMELVPSVGKATIENMLKQLTEESYIERHGKGRATFYVKK
- a CDS encoding DUF6678 family protein, with protein sequence MQSIHNILCEKLNPRSGVIKISSSNDEDRIYFDISWEGDFHFIVTGWVHYGWYYVQRDKQCISPSYVYQRIDDRALSVMQHIIDEIENGKYNNKKTEKEKIKQVLEERNLTSFMNNTKWKELIDSIMENMRDIPIQYKTFFDEEEPSIYWTIDADEHFFI
- a CDS encoding DUF1697 domain-containing protein, whose translation is MIRYALLVRGINVGGKNKVVMAELRQELTELGIEKVETYINSGNIFFTSTEPKARLVEKLETFFGTRYPFIQSFSLLSQEDYEAEVENLPAWWNEDLARKDVLFYTEGLNVNQVIEKVDSLKLEDEVLHFGKLGIFWGKFSGESYSKTAYHKYLLKMPFYHCITIRNAKTFDKIGQMLKNNKGNTQ
- a CDS encoding purine-nucleoside phosphorylase, with product MTFLNKINETAAFLKEKGIQTPEFGLILGSGLGELAEEIENPVVVDYAEIPNWGRSTVVGHAGKLVYGELAGRKVLALQGRFHFYEGNPLEVVTFPVRVMKVLGCEGVIVTNAAGGIGYGPGTLMAISDHINMTGQNPLMGENLDDFGPRFPDMSKAYTPEYRATAHEVAKKLSIKLDEGVYIGVTGPTYETPAEIRAYKTLGADAVGMSTVPEVIVAAHSGLKVLGISCITNFAAGFQEELNHEEVVEVTERVKGDFKGLLKAILAEL
- a CDS encoding DUF6678 family protein, translated to MRIVEWFKIRSKFEKVLGQGRLIEPKICVTDKKTEIECMLNKFSIPYEYDDIEKCFIIFGYR
- a CDS encoding phosphopentomutase, whose product is MSKFNRIHLVVLDSVGIGAAPDANNFVNAGVPDGASDTLGHISKTVGLNVPNMAKIGLGNIPRETPLKTVPAESNPTGYATKLEEVSLGKDTMTGHWEIMGLNITEPFDTFWNGFPEEILTKIEEFSGRKVIREANKPYSGTAVIDDFGPRQMETGELIIYTSADPVLQIAAHEDIIPLDELYRICEYARSITLERPALLGRIIARPYVGEPGNFTRTANRRDLAVSPFAPTVLDKLNEAGIDTYAVGKINDIFNGAGINHDMGHNKSNSHGIDTLLKTMGLAEFEKGFSFTNLVDFDALYGHRRNAHGYRDCLHEFDERLPEIIAAMRENDLLLITADHGNDPTYAGTDHTREYIPLLAYSPAFKGNGVIPVGHFADISATVADNFGVETAMIGESFLDKLV
- a CDS encoding DUF2695 domain-containing protein → MNKLEKRKLLQEYQVKQMEEFEENLPMEKKLFYELFDYLNDKSETVECNHDFSLTNEFLKDKNADIEKVIEFLRENGAGCDCEVIFNVEEKFEE